The DNA region TTCGCGAATTTCGATCGAACATAGTCCCTGTAGTCCTCCTCGACGATTTTCCGGATCGCGGCGGCGGGGTCGCTCTGCAGCCCGGAAGATGCGAGGGCGCCCAGGAGACGGCCTGCGCGCTCGAGGCTTCGTTTCGCGCCGCCGGAGCCGAGCGAGCCGGCCGAGGAAGTGAACTTCGAGATCGGGTCGCTGGCGGTCCCGATCTTGGACCAGACCGCCGACGCCGTTCGTTTTCCTACTTTCGGATAGAGCTCGAGCACCCGCCGCCAGGAGAGCTCGTCTCGCGGATTCACCGTGATCCGCAGATGTGCGACGACGTCCTTGATGTGCGCCTGTTCGAAGAACCGCACACCCGAGCGGATCTCGAACGGAATGTTTCGCCGCTGAAGCTCCATCTGAAGCTCCATCGCCTGGTAGTGCGACCGGTAGAGCACGGCGATCTCCGAGAGATCCTCTCCCTCGTCGCGCAGCTCGAGAATCCTCTGACCGACGAATCGAGCCTGCTCGAAAACATCCTCCGCCGGCACGAGTGCCGGAAGAGGTCCCTCTCCGCGGACCGCGATCAGCTCTTTCGGAAACTGATGGCGATTCATCGACAGTGATGCATTCGCAAGCTCGAGAATCTGCGGCGAGGAGCGATAGTTCTTCTCGAGTTTCAGCACCGCAGCGTCAGGATACCGAACCGGAAACGTGATCACGTTCTCGAACGATGCGCCTCGGAACGAGTAGATCGACTGGGCATCGTCGCCGACGACGACGAGGTTCCTTCGGACTGCGACCATCTCGTCGACGATTTTCGCCTGCAGCCGGTTGGTGTCCTGATACTCGTCGACGAGAACGTGCTCGAAGAGTCCCTGAAGCTCGAGAGTCCTTTCGTCGCCTCGTGCGAGAAGGTGCCACCAGTTGAGGAGAAGATCGTCGAAGTCCATCACGTTCGACTCCTTCTTCTTCTCCCGGTAGCGGCGAAAAACCGTGGCGATCTCCTCGGCATAGGAGAGAAAGTGTTCGTGATTCTTCGCAAGCTCGTCTTCGAGAAGGACTCCAGTGTTGATCATCCTCGAGTGGATCGCGTGGAGCACTTCTCCTTTCGGAAAGCGCCGCTCCAGCGTCGACACGCCCGCCTCCTCCACGACTGAGTCCATCAGTGTGCGGGCATCGTCCTCGTCGAGGATCGAGAAGTTCGAGCCGTAGCCGAGCGACTCGGCTCTCGGTCGGATGATCCGGTTGCCCATGGAGTGAAACGTTCCGCCCTGGATCTGGCGGCCGTCACCGCCGACGAGATCCTCGACCCGACGCAGCATCTCCCGTGCTGCCTTGTTCGTGAAGGTGAGGAGGAGGATGGAGGAAGGCCGGGTGCCGTCCTCGATCAGCCTGGAGACGCGGTAGGTGAGGGCGCGCGTTTTGCCGCTGCCGGCACCCGCGATGACGAGAACCGGGCCCCGTCCCGCCTCGACCACCGCGAGCTGCTCCTCGTTGAGCTCCTCGTGGTATCGGACGAGATATTCGCCGCGCCGGGGTGTCTTGTCGAGCTTGTACGTGCGGACCATGGTCGGAAAAGCAGGATTCAGGATTCAGGATCCAGGATCCAGGAAAAGCAGGAGCCAGGATTCAGGATCCAGGATTCAGGAAAAGCAGGATTCAGGATACTGAATTCTGTCCCTCCATAATGACCGCGATCGTCCTCATGACGCTGTTTCCCGAGGGCACAGGAACCGGAGAGTCGGAAGCCGGTGACGGCGTCGGTGATTTCAAAACCAAGCCTCGCCTCGCGGCGCGGTGCATGGAGTTTCGGTCCGTTCGAGCCGCCGCTTCTCGCTGGATCCTGGCTCCTGAATCCTGGCTCCTGCTTCACTCGGGCTGCGGCGCGTGCCCGCGCCGGCGCGCAAAGCCGAGGATCGCGAATGCGGTCGCGAGCGCGAACAGACCGGCCCGGACATCGAACACCGCCCACCCGCCGAAGTCGAGCGCGGTCGCCACGATGCCGGCGAGAATGGCCGGGCAGAGGGCGAGCATCAGCTCGACCGGAACCGCCCGGACCCGGCCGCGCTTCACCAGCCGCGACAGCCCGAACGCGATCAACCCCGCGGCAACCCAGGTGAGGAAACCCATGCGGCCAATTGTATGAGAAGCAGGATTCAGGAAGCAGGATTCAGGAGCCAGGGATGTGAGATTTGAGGAGAGGATATGAGGATGTGAGGTTGGAAAGCTTCACCCCCGTGTCATCCTTGAGGATGACGAGGTGAGAGATCGAGCGTACCGACTCGAATCTACCCTCTTCTTGCCCTGACCCCTGGATCCTGGCTCCTGAACCCTGCTTCTCCTGGATCCTGGCTCCTGAATCCTGGCTCCTGCTTCTAAAACGGCCAGATCCGGTCCCACGTCCTCGCGAACCATCCGGCGCGTTCGACGTCGCTGGCCGCGAGCGCGGGGGCCTTTGCCACAGGCTGACCGTCTTTCTTCACGATGATCCAGCCGACCTGTTGCCCCTTCCGGATCGGTGCGGTCGGGGTCGAGCCACTCACCGAGACCTTGTAGCCGCTCCTGCCGTTTCGTTCGCTCAGGATTTTCACGTCCTCACCGGCGATCACTCCGACGACGTCGCGCGTTCCTCCGCGCACCGGCACATTCGCGGCCATCGACTTTCCATTTGCCACCAGCGTTCGCTTTTCGTACTTGCGAAACGCCTCGTTGAAGAGTGCGGCCGCGCTGTCGAAGTTGTCCGCTTTGATCTTCGAGCCGACGACGACGGCGACGAGCTCGAGGTCTCCGCGCTTTGCGGAGGCAGTCACGCAGAATCCGGCCTTGTCGTGGAATCCGGTCTTGATGCCGGTCGCCTCGGGGTAATTGCGAATGAGGTGATTCGGGTTGTACATGATGAATTTGCCGTCGCGGAAGGGCATCTCCTGGGTCACGGCGAGCTTTTGCATCCTCGGATGCTTCATCAACTCCGCGCCGAGAATCGCCAGATCCCAGGGGCTGCTCATGTCGTCCTTCTCGCCACGGTCGGGAAGCCCGTGCGGGCTGTGAAACTCCGTTTCCTCGAGCCCCATCTCCTTCGCCTTGTCATTCATCATCTGGACGAAGTGCTCGCGACTGCCGCCGATTTTCTCGGCCAGAGCCATCGCGGCGTCATTGGCCGAGTGAACCATCGTCGCCGCGACGAGATCCTCGACGGAAAAGGTTTCGTTGTGCGCCAGGTAGACCTGCGAGCCTCCCATCTTCGAGGCGTTCGCGCTCACGGTGACGGGAGTCGTCCAGTCGAGCCGGCCCGCCTCGATCTCCTCGAGAGTGATCAGGAGGGTCATCATCTTGGTCATCGACGCGATCGGGACCATCGTGTGCGCGTTCTCCTCGAGCAGGACGGTCCGCGTTTCCGGTTCCATGACGATTGCGCCGGTGTAGGGGGGCGGCGCCTGCGCGAAGGCAGCTACCGCGGATATACAACTCACCACAAACGAGGTTAATCGCTTGATCATGTCGACCTCCCGGTCTCGGTCAGGCTTGCCGGCTACGTTTGGAAGCTCTGGAGACCGATGTCATGGTCGTCCACTCGAGCTGATTGAGGACGACGCTTTCCTGATCTTCAGGCCACAGATTCTCGGGAACGTAATAGAAGCCATCACCGAGTACCCGGGCTTTCGAGGCGAGGTCGCGCATGCTCTTGCACAGTCCTTTTCGTCCCCGGAGCGCCTTTCGCTCGATGGTCGTTCCTGTCCGTTCCCCGATTCCCTGAAAGATATTCACTTCCGCGCACATCGAATTTACGAGGCTCATCGCCGTTTGACAGACGCAAGATCGTTGCCGACGGCATGACGGTTGAACCGGACGGGCCCCTGAATGGAACCGAAACTCACGCAGAGGCTCGACTGGAAAAGTCTCTGGAGACTCATCAGAGAGGCGTGGGCCGACTTCCGGGACGACAACGCCCAGCAGTTCGCCGCTGCCGTGGCATTCTTCACGATTCTCTCGCTCGCTCCGCTCCTGATTCTCGCGATCGCCCTTGCCGGCATCTTCTACGGACGGGAAGCCGCGCGAGGTGGAATCGTTGCCGAGCTCTCCCAGTACGTCGGGAATGAAGCTGCACGCGCGATCCAGTCTCTCGTGGCCAACGCCGGAAGCGGTGACGGCAGCGTTTTCGCCAGCGTCCTCGGGTTCGCTGCCCTCGCCTGGGGCGCCTCCCGGATCTTTCATCAGCTCCGGATCGCACTGAACGAGATCCTCGACATCGAGGAGAAACAGCGAACCGGATTCGTTGCGGCAATTCGAGACAGGCTCGTCGCGATCGCCGGCGTGGTGGTGATCGGTCTGATTCTCCTTTCCGCCGTGGTGATCAATGCCGCGCTGTCCCGACTGAAAGACATCATCCCTTTCGATATCCCCGGCGGACCCTACCTCTGGCAGACGGTCAGCTTCGTTCTTTCGCTCGCTCTCGTCCTCCTGACCTTCACTCTCATCTTCCGCTACCTTCCGGACGAGCGGATTCCCTGGCGAGTCGCGGGGATCGGCGCGGCGTTCACGACGGTTCTCTTCGTTCTCGGGCAGGTGCTGATCACCCTCTACCTCAGCATCAGCGACATCGGCTCGAGCTTTGGGGCCGGCGGTTCCCTGATCGTCCTCATCCTCTGGATCTACTACTCCTCTTCGATCTTTTTCTTCGGCGCTGAGCTGATGGAAGTCATCCAGAAGGGGGGCCCGGGGGCGAGCCGTATCAGGAGTCAGGAACCAGGAGCCAGGAGCCAGGAGCCAGGATTCAGGAGCCAGGAGACAGGAGACAAGGATTCAGGATCCAGCGAAAAACAGGATCGTGCGCCAGACCGCTCCTCCTCCGGACGAGTCGCGACTTTTGGCATCGCCGGAGCCACCGGCTGCCTCGGGCTCATCCTGGGCGGCGTCGCGACCGTCACCGGTGGGGCTTTGATGGCGATCCGTTCAATTCTCCGGCGCTTCTGGCGGCCCCGATGACGTTCACTCGTCATCCCCAACGATGCGGGCGATGTGCATTCCAGGATACGAGTCGTCAGGCTTTTGAACAGGTCGGCACAATGAATAAAAATCAATCCTCCGTTTCGCCGCTGCGACGCGCGCCAGAGTCATTTCCGGCGATCGCACGTGGCACTTAAACTCTTTGGATTCAGTGATCTAAGTAAATCGCACACGACCGTGTGCAGATCGCTCCGGAGGGCCACCTCGCAGCACTTCAGCCATTTTTCACAACGAATTCCACAGTTTTTTCCACAGTTTCTGTGTAAACTCGAACGCACCCTTCCGGAGTACTTCCGGTGAACTTTTTGTAAAGTCCACAACGGTCGAAGGTTGTCCTTCGAGTCGCCCCGCATCGACGACCAGATCCGCCTCCGACAGAAGCGGATCGCCATCGTCCGGAAGAACGAGACTCGGTGGTTCGGCGCGTCGATTGAGGCTGGTCGAAGCGAGCGGTCCGGTCCGCCGCAGAAGCTTGCGGAGCCAGGCGAGGTCAGGGATGCGGACCCCGAGCGAAAATCCGCCGCCGGATACGGGCAGCGGTCTGGAGATCGGGAGGATCGCTGTAAGGGGAGCGGGCCAGATCGTGTCGAGCGCGGCGAGAGTCCGCGCGTCGGCCCTGACGCCGAGGCGATCGAGATCGGCCAGCGATTCACCCAGGACGAGCAGCGGCTGGCGCTCGTCGCGACTCTTCATTCTGTAGATCCTTTCGACCGCCTCGCCATCCCACGGCACCGCGTGATAGCCGTACACAGTATCGGTGGGAAGGACCCCGACACTCGAGCGGTCGAAGACCGCGGCGACTTCTTCGATCCAGTCATCCGGTGGCGGATCGACGAGTCGAACGCGTTTCATCGGTTTGCCGGAGCGGCCGGCCGGGAAGATCGCCTGGTTTTCGGTGTGGCAAGTCCGAGCAGCTCTCGCGCGTGAGTGCGCGCGGACTCGGTGATCGATTCTCCGGCGAGCATTCGTGCGACTTCTTCGACCCGCTCGGCCTCGTCGTCGAGGACTCGGATCGTCGCGCGCGTTCGCGATCCTTCGATCTCCTTCGCAACCGAGAAGTGCCTCGAACCTGCCGCGGCGATCTGGGGAAGATGGGTCACGCAGATGACCTGGAAACGGTGGCTCAACCGCGCGAGCTTTTTTGCGACGACGTCGGCGACGCGTCCGCCGACGCCGGCGTCGATCTCGTCGAAGATGAGGGTCGTCGAGGTGGCACCGCTCTGTCGTTCCGCGAGCGCGGCGGCCACGGCGAGCTGGATTCTCGCGAGCTCGCCGCCCGATGCGGTCTTCTCTATCGTCTTGAACGGCTCGCCGGGATTCGGCGCGACGAACATGGTGACCTGGTCATAGCCCTCCGGACCGAACGCCACCGGCTCGTCCTCGATCGAGAGCCGTGAATCTTTCCGTGAGCTGGTGGACACTTCGAGCTTCACGCGTGTGGACGCCATGGCGAGCTCGTGGAGCTGCGTTTCGATCGCGCGGCTCAGCTCGCCGGCGGCGGCCTTCCGCCGTGCCGAAATCTCCGCGGCGACCGCTTGCCACTCTTCGAATGCCTTCTTCTCTCGCTGGGCCCCGGAGTCGACCGAGGCTTCCCAGTCCTCGAGCTCGGCAAGCTCGCTGCGGAGCGTCGAAAGATGTGCCACGAGCTCGCTCGAGCTCATCGCGTACTTCCGCTCGAGCCGCTCGATCAGAGCGAGCCGGCTTTCGACTTCCTCGAGCCGTTCGGGGTCGTTGCGAAGATCGGAAGAGATCGATGCGATCTCGCGAGCGAGCTCCTCGAGCCTGATGAGAAGCTCGTTCAGCTCGCGGTCGATCGGATCGAGCAGCTCGACCTTTCGCGCGAGCGGCGCGATGCGCTCGTTTGAGCGCCCGAGCAGCGAAACGGCCGAATCATCCCCCTCGGAGATCCACTCGAGCGCGAGATTGGTCGCCTCCGCGAGATCGTTCGAATGCGCGAGGATCGAGCGCTCCGATACGAGCTGTTCCTTCTCGTCCTCGCTGATCGACGCCTGCTCGAGCTCCCGTATCTGGAACTGCAGCATGTCGGTCCTCTGCGCCCGGTTGCTCGCCGCCGCGCGGATCCGGTCGAGCTCGTCCCGGCTTCGGGTCCATTCGTCGTACAGTTCGCGGCTTTGCGCGAGCAGGCGCTGATTGCCGGCCCACTCGTCGAGCATCTCCCGGTGCGAACGGCCGCCGACCTTCGAGATCGACTGATTCTGGCCATGGACCTCCATCAGATCCTCGAGCGTGCGCACGAGATCGCGAATCGTCACGATCGTCCCGTTGACCTGTGCGCGGCCGCGGCCATTGGTCGAGATCTCCCGCCGGATCACGAGCTCGACCGGTTCGCCCTCGCTCCCTTCCGCCTCGATCGACAGCTCTTCGAGTAGTGGGCGGATCGACGCCGGTGCGAAAACGATCGCCTGAACCGTGAGCTTCTCCTCCCCCGATCGAATCAGCTCGGTCGAGCCGCGGGCGCCCGAGAGAAACTGGAGCGAATCGATCAGAAGGCTCTTTCCCGCTCCCGTCTCGCCGGTGAGGACGTTGAGCCCCTCTCCCGGTTCGATTTCCGCCCGGTCGACGATCGCGAGATTGCCGATTCGAAGATAACTGATCACCGCTCGAAGCATAGCGGATGACGCAGGGATCAGGGATCAGGGATTAGGGATTAGGGATCAGGGATCAGGGATCAGGAGCCAGGATTCAGGATCCAGGAGCCAGGGTCTCCGGTCTGATGTAAAGGATGTCTCCGGCTGTTACCCCCTGACCCCTGATTCCTGCTTTTCCTGATCCCTAATGCCTGACCCGTGATCCCTGTCTCCTGGCTCCTGTCTCCTGAATCCTGTCTCCTGACCCCTAATCCCTGCTTCTAATCGAAATACCTCCCGCTCCCGAGGCGTTGAACGGGCTCGCGGGCGGAGCCGGAAAGGCGGAGTCATGAGCTTCATCAATTTCGAAGAGATCGCCGAGAAGGGCCCCCAGCGCTACCACGAGACCATCACCATTCCTCCCGACCGGCTCGATGCCGACGAGGTGGAAGGGCCGGTCGAGGTCGTCGCCGAGCTGGAGGGGAAGCGGTCCGACTATCCGGACGAGTTCCTCGTCAGCGGGGTGCTCGAG from Acidobacteriota bacterium includes:
- a CDS encoding YihY/virulence factor BrkB family protein, with the protein product MEPKLTQRLDWKSLWRLIREAWADFRDDNAQQFAAAVAFFTILSLAPLLILAIALAGIFYGREAARGGIVAELSQYVGNEAARAIQSLVANAGSGDGSVFASVLGFAALAWGASRIFHQLRIALNEILDIEEKQRTGFVAAIRDRLVAIAGVVVIGLILLSAVVINAALSRLKDIIPFDIPGGPYLWQTVSFVLSLALVLLTFTLIFRYLPDERIPWRVAGIGAAFTTVLFVLGQVLITLYLSISDIGSSFGAGGSLIVLILWIYYSSSIFFFGAELMEVIQKGGPGASRIRSQEPGARSQEPGFRSQETGDKDSGSSEKQDRAPDRSSSGRVATFGIAGATGCLGLILGGVATVTGGALMAIRSILRRFWRPR
- a CDS encoding D-alanyl-D-alanine carboxypeptidase, which produces MIKRLTSFVVSCISAVAAFAQAPPPYTGAIVMEPETRTVLLEENAHTMVPIASMTKMMTLLITLEEIEAGRLDWTTPVTVSANASKMGGSQVYLAHNETFSVEDLVAATMVHSANDAAMALAEKIGGSREHFVQMMNDKAKEMGLEETEFHSPHGLPDRGEKDDMSSPWDLAILGAELMKHPRMQKLAVTQEMPFRDGKFIMYNPNHLIRNYPEATGIKTGFHDKAGFCVTASAKRGDLELVAVVVGSKIKADNFDSAAALFNEAFRKYEKRTLVANGKSMAANVPVRGGTRDVVGVIAGEDVKILSERNGRSGYKVSVSGSTPTAPIRKGQQVGWIIVKKDGQPVAKAPALAASDVERAGWFARTWDRIWPF
- a CDS encoding L-threonylcarbamoyladenylate synthase, whose amino-acid sequence is MKRVRLVDPPPDDWIEEVAAVFDRSSVGVLPTDTVYGYHAVPWDGEAVERIYRMKSRDERQPLLVLGESLADLDRLGVRADARTLAALDTIWPAPLTAILPISRPLPVSGGGFSLGVRIPDLAWLRKLLRRTGPLASTSLNRRAEPPSLVLPDDGDPLLSEADLVVDAGRLEGQPSTVVDFTKSSPEVLRKGAFEFTQKLWKKLWNSL
- a CDS encoding ATP-dependent helicase, giving the protein MVRTYKLDKTPRRGEYLVRYHEELNEEQLAVVEAGRGPVLVIAGAGSGKTRALTYRVSRLIEDGTRPSSILLLTFTNKAAREMLRRVEDLVGGDGRQIQGGTFHSMGNRIIRPRAESLGYGSNFSILDEDDARTLMDSVVEEAGVSTLERRFPKGEVLHAIHSRMINTGVLLEDELAKNHEHFLSYAEEIATVFRRYREKKKESNVMDFDDLLLNWWHLLARGDERTLELQGLFEHVLVDEYQDTNRLQAKIVDEMVAVRRNLVVVGDDAQSIYSFRGASFENVITFPVRYPDAAVLKLEKNYRSSPQILELANASLSMNRHQFPKELIAVRGEGPLPALVPAEDVFEQARFVGQRILELRDEGEDLSEIAVLYRSHYQAMELQMELQRRNIPFEIRSGVRFFEQAHIKDVVAHLRITVNPRDELSWRRVLELYPKVGKRTASAVWSKIGTASDPISKFTSSAGSLGSGGAKRSLERAGRLLGALASSGLQSDPAAAIRKIVEEDYRDYVRSKFANFSARLDDLEQLAQYAAGWDDVRIFLESLTLDGTALAGEDSAITGNEDERVVLSSAHQAKGLEWRNVFVIGLNESRFPSARSMRESQFVTIEKPKSSPVSTEVAALVPADVEPGDTVELEIPGVEEERRLFYVCLTRAKQELHLVFPRFTKDRWQMDVILEPSRFLKELPAELMEEWRLS
- the recN gene encoding DNA repair protein RecN, with the translated sequence MISYLRIGNLAIVDRAEIEPGEGLNVLTGETGAGKSLLIDSLQFLSGARGSTELIRSGEEKLTVQAIVFAPASIRPLLEELSIEAEGSEGEPVELVIRREISTNGRGRAQVNGTIVTIRDLVRTLEDLMEVHGQNQSISKVGGRSHREMLDEWAGNQRLLAQSRELYDEWTRSRDELDRIRAAASNRAQRTDMLQFQIRELEQASISEDEKEQLVSERSILAHSNDLAEATNLALEWISEGDDSAVSLLGRSNERIAPLARKVELLDPIDRELNELLIRLEELAREIASISSDLRNDPERLEEVESRLALIERLERKYAMSSSELVAHLSTLRSELAELEDWEASVDSGAQREKKAFEEWQAVAAEISARRKAAAGELSRAIETQLHELAMASTRVKLEVSTSSRKDSRLSIEDEPVAFGPEGYDQVTMFVAPNPGEPFKTIEKTASGGELARIQLAVAAALAERQSGATSTTLIFDEIDAGVGGRVADVVAKKLARLSHRFQVICVTHLPQIAAAGSRHFSVAKEIEGSRTRATIRVLDDEAERVEEVARMLAGESITESARTHARELLGLATPKTRRSSRPAAPANR